The Mauremys mutica isolate MM-2020 ecotype Southern chromosome 1, ASM2049712v1, whole genome shotgun sequence genome has a segment encoding these proteins:
- the GJA3 gene encoding gap junction alpha-3 protein, whose protein sequence is MGDWSFLGRLLENAQEHSTVIGKVWLTVLFIFRILVLGAAAEEVWGDEQSDFTCNTQQPGCENVCYDKAFPISHIRFWVLQIIFVSTPTLIYLGHVLHIVRMEEKKKEEELKKKGSSRDSNHQGGAAAAGGRGGSNSSSTNKEPPPKKEKPPIRDERGKIRISGALLRTYVFNIIFKTLFEIGFIVGQYFLYGFELKPLYRCSRWPCPNIVDCFISRPTEKTIFIIFMLVVACVSLLLNMLEMYHLGWKKLKQGVTNQYHSDPIPIAPATIARDSKPVTLPLPSPAVFPTVPPALPDSRAITPLLSSWTVPPYYAEATARAQPATTTSLAGYPRAPSFSEERHNTATPIPTSTPISTLSPIPTPMQAITPYFNGSSQALAAEQNWTNLAVEQQRKPPASSSAASSPPSSIRQQSPKQELANEQPLPSPPLLPPVAAVNSSSSTSLSRGSSSKWDVEGEEEATKEWPVSAACTTVEMHEPPLLIDTRRLSRASKSSSSRARSDDLAV, encoded by the coding sequence ATGGGTGACTGGAGCTTTCTGGGGAGACTATTAGAGAATGCACAAGAGCACTCCACGGTTATTGGCAAAGTTTGGCTGACGGTACTGTTTATCTTCAGGATCCTGGTGCTGGGGGCTGCTGCTGAGGAAGTCTGGGGAGATGAACAATCGGACTTTACATGCAACACACAGCAACCTGGTTGCGAAAATGTCTGCTATGACAAAGCCTTCCCCATTTCCCACATCCGCTTCTGGGTGCTGCAGATCATCTTTGTCTCTACGCCAACCCTCATCTACCTGGGCCATGTGCTGCACATTGTGCGCATggaggagaagaagaaagaggaagagCTAAAGAAGAAGGGAAGCAGCAGAGACAGCAACcaccaggggggagcagcagcagcaggtggccGAGGGggtagcaacagcagcagcaccaatAAGGAGCCACCCCCAAAGAAGGAGAAGCCACCAATCCGTGATGAGCGGGGTAAAATACGCATCAGTGGTGCCTTGCTCCGCACCTATGTCTTCAATATCATTTTCAAAACTCTGTTTGAGATAGGCTTCATTGTGGGCCAGTATTTCCTGTATGGCTTTGAGCTGAAGCCACTCTACCGTTGCAGCCGCTGGCCTTGCCCGAACATTGTGGACTGCTTCATTTCACGGCCCACTGAGAAGACCATTTTCATCATCTTCATGCTGGTGGTGGCATGTGTCTCGCTGCTGCTCAACATGCTTGAGATGTACCACCTTGGATGGAAGAAGCTCAAGCAAGGCGTGACCAACCAATACCACTCTGATCCAATCCCCATTGCACCAGCTACCATTGCAAGGGACTCCAAACCTGTTACTCTGCCTCTGCCATCTCCGGCAGTGTTCCCTACTGTCCCGCCTGCTCTGCCGGATTCCCGTGCCATCACTCCACTGCTCTCTTCATGGACTGTGCCGCCTTACTATGCTGAAGCCACTGCTAGGGCACAACCAGCCACCACAACTTCCCTGGCTggctaccccagggctccttcATTCTCTGAGGAGCGACACAATACTGCCACTCCCATTCCAACCTCCACCCCAATATCAACTCTATCCCCCATCCCAACACCTATGCAAGCCATCACCCCCTACTTCAATGGCAGCAGCCAGGCCTTAGCTGCCGAGCAGAACTGGACCAATCTGGCAGTCGAGCAGCAGAGGAAGCCACCAGCCTCCAGCtcagctgcctcctctccccccagcagcatCAGACAACAATCTCCAAAGCAAGAGTTGGCCAATGAGCAACCACTGCCATCACCACCTCTTTTGCCACCTGTAGCAGCAgtcaatagcagcagcagcaccagcctgagcagaggaagcagcagcaagtGGGATGTAGAAGGTGAAGAGGAGGCCACAAAGGAGTGGCCAGTGTCAGCTGCCTGCACTACAGTAGAAATGCATGAGCCGCCTCTGCTCATAGACACACGGCGCTTAAGCAGGGCTAGTAAGTCAAGCAGCAGTAGAGCCAGGTCAGATGACTTAGCTGTGTAG